A window of the Pelagicoccus albus genome harbors these coding sequences:
- a CDS encoding PEP-CTERM sorting domain-containing protein, which produces MLPLPLPKLLSFGVPLLLISAAISEAQEFTFDFTSSASDPQLGVFTSTGGVVSDWEDDSGLDNAGSGSVFFELFPGESLTGLTVLAENKINFGSQGLGDGSPYAFDESGDTIKFSFNSPVTIEWIDFKSFGTADEVTLSSDDDSGLFGDSNLSRAGSTSLGWDLAANELFTVEFEEGEFYLEAITVSAVPEPGTVFVGLLGAGVALWGFRKRRRQVSASLD; this is translated from the coding sequence ATGTTACCCTTACCCCTGCCCAAGCTCCTCTCTTTTGGCGTGCCCTTGCTGTTAATCTCCGCAGCGATTTCTGAGGCACAGGAATTCACCTTTGATTTCACTAGTTCTGCCAGCGATCCGCAGCTTGGAGTATTCACTTCGACTGGGGGTGTAGTCTCAGATTGGGAGGATGATAGTGGTCTGGATAACGCTGGCTCGGGCTCGGTGTTTTTCGAGTTGTTTCCAGGAGAGAGCCTGACTGGCCTGACTGTGTTAGCTGAGAACAAAATTAACTTTGGAAGTCAGGGCTTAGGAGATGGATCTCCTTACGCCTTCGATGAATCGGGCGATACGATCAAGTTCAGCTTTAATTCTCCAGTGACGATCGAGTGGATCGATTTCAAAAGTTTTGGTACCGCGGATGAAGTGACGCTCTCTAGCGATGATGACAGCGGTTTGTTTGGAGACAGCAATTTGAGTAGAGCGGGCTCGACGAGCCTCGGGTGGGACTTGGCTGCCAATGAGCTGTTTACCGTCGAATTCGAGGAGGGGGAGTTTTACTTGGAGGCCATTACCGTCTCGGCGGTGCCGGAGCCGGGAACGGTTTTTGTAGGACTGTTGGGAGCAGGCGTGGCCTTGTGGGGATTCCGTAAACGTCGGCGGCAAGTTTCAGCCTCTCTCGATTGA
- a CDS encoding fasciclin domain-containing protein: MTLRKSIKLLIATLAGTVAMSFASADHHGSKKAEKDLVGVAASAEDFSTLVAAVKAADLVDVLQGDGPYTVFAPTDEAFAALPEGTLEMLLKPENKDKLTAILTYHVVPAKVMAEDVSEGAVATANGAKVDISIEGGTVLVDDAEVIATDILASNGVIHVIDKVILPEA, from the coding sequence ATGACACTCAGAAAATCAATCAAACTCTTGATCGCAACTTTGGCCGGGACGGTGGCCATGAGCTTCGCTTCCGCCGACCACCATGGCAGCAAAAAGGCCGAGAAGGATCTCGTCGGCGTAGCCGCTTCGGCTGAAGATTTCAGCACCCTCGTAGCCGCGGTGAAGGCGGCCGACCTCGTGGACGTCCTACAAGGCGACGGACCATACACCGTCTTCGCTCCCACCGATGAAGCCTTTGCCGCCCTCCCCGAAGGAACACTCGAGATGCTCCTTAAGCCAGAGAACAAAGACAAGCTCACCGCAATCCTCACCTACCACGTTGTGCCAGCCAAGGTTATGGCAGAAGACGTGAGCGAAGGAGCGGTTGCCACCGCCAACGGCGCCAAGGTCGACATCTCCATCGAAGGCGGGACAGTACTCGTCGACGACGCCGAAGTCATCGCCACCGACATCCTCGCCAGCAACGGAGTCATCCACGTCATCGACAAGGTCATCCTTCCCGAAGCCTAA
- a CDS encoding AbrB/MazE/SpoVT family DNA-binding domain-containing protein gives MIATVTSKGQITLPSEIRKALNVKSGDQLDFYLGKDGELRARRVDSSLNSLVGILPKPSKRLSLEQMDQVIQNRKV, from the coding sequence ATGATAGCCACAGTGACCTCCAAAGGACAAATCACCTTACCTTCTGAGATCAGAAAGGCACTCAATGTGAAAAGCGGCGACCAGCTAGATTTCTACCTGGGGAAAGACGGCGAGCTGAGAGCGAGACGAGTCGACAGCAGCTTGAATTCACTGGTTGGCATCCTTCCCAAACCGAGCAAACGACTCAGCCTCGAACAGATGGATCAAGTGATTCAAAACCGAAAGGTCTAA
- a CDS encoding type II toxin-antitoxin system VapC family toxin: MLFDTDIFIWIQRGNAKAARLVDRTKSNERFLSIQTYMELMQCAQNRNQLKLTKSFLADLGFVTLPLTENIGHRASVYVEQFSLSHAVRAGDALIASTAVENNLTLVSSNAKHFKTIPDLDYKKFTP; this comes from the coding sequence ATGCTTTTTGATACCGATATTTTCATCTGGATTCAGCGGGGGAATGCGAAAGCTGCCCGCTTGGTGGATCGTACTAAGAGCAACGAGCGTTTTCTCTCAATCCAGACCTACATGGAGCTCATGCAGTGCGCTCAGAACCGGAATCAATTGAAACTGACCAAGTCGTTCCTGGCGGACTTGGGCTTCGTGACTTTGCCGCTCACTGAAAACATCGGTCACCGGGCGTCCGTCTATGTCGAACAGTTTTCGCTTTCCCATGCAGTGAGAGCGGGGGACGCTTTGATCGCTTCCACTGCAGTGGAGAACAACCTTACCTTGGTTTCATCGAACGCTAAGCATTTCAAAACGATACCGGATTTGGATTATAAGAAGTTCACTCCCTAG
- a CDS encoding type II toxin-antitoxin system Phd/YefM family antitoxin: MNAITYSHARENLAKTIAEVCRNHDPVIITKKGTDAVVMMSLEDFESMQETTYLLRSPKNAKRLIESIEQLNAGNGTERELAE, translated from the coding sequence ATGAACGCGATAACATACTCTCACGCCAGAGAAAACCTAGCGAAAACCATAGCTGAGGTTTGCAGAAACCACGATCCCGTGATCATCACGAAAAAAGGCACCGACGCTGTCGTTATGATGTCACTGGAAGACTTTGAATCAATGCAGGAGACCACTTACTTGCTTCGAAGCCCCAAGAACGCAAAGCGACTCATCGAGTCCATTGAGCAGTTGAACGCAGGAAACGGGACAGAGCGGGAACTAGCCGAATGA
- a CDS encoding Txe/YoeB family addiction module toxin: MKKVFSDRAWEDYLYWLKTDKRMLKKINELVKDIDRNQYEGIGKPEPLKHTLSGFWSRRINEEHRLVYRIEDDEIQIAQIRHHY; encoded by the coding sequence ATGAAGAAAGTGTTCTCAGACCGTGCGTGGGAGGACTACCTCTACTGGTTGAAAACAGACAAGCGGATGCTGAAGAAGATCAACGAACTCGTAAAGGATATCGATAGAAATCAGTACGAAGGTATCGGAAAGCCAGAACCATTGAAACACACCCTATCGGGATTCTGGTCACGAAGGATAAACGAGGAGCATCGATTGGTCTATCGTATTGAAGACGACGAGATCCAGATCGCGCAAATAAGGCATCACTACTAG
- the rfbB gene encoding dTDP-glucose 4,6-dehydratase gives MKSILVTGGCGFIGSNFVRVLLRDGAALLKASGYDRIVNVDSLTYAGNPANLSDLADSPEYVFSETSILDQAKISSLLEEYSVGSIVHFAAESHVDRSIDTPEPFVETNVTGTLRMLEAARHFWSGLEGEAKSGFRFLHVSTDEVFGTLGPNDPAFCETTPYAPNSPYSASKASSDFLVRAYFHTYGMPVVTTNCSNNYGPFQFPEKLIPLVTLNALEAKPLPIYGDGKQIRDWLFVEDHCTGILAALEKGALGETYCIGGRSEMENIQIVKRICSLLDELAPVSANESAQKAGIAKYEDLITYVKDRPGHDRRYAINCERSEKECGWVPAETFDSGIRKTVQWYLDNQDWCKDIAEKKYARERLGQA, from the coding sequence ATGAAATCTATACTTGTAACAGGAGGCTGCGGCTTCATTGGTTCAAATTTCGTGCGCGTGCTGCTTCGGGACGGCGCGGCCCTGCTCAAGGCGTCCGGCTACGACCGGATCGTCAATGTCGACTCGCTCACCTACGCCGGCAATCCCGCCAACCTGAGCGACCTGGCAGACTCTCCGGAGTACGTCTTTTCCGAGACCAGCATTCTGGACCAGGCCAAGATATCCTCCCTGCTGGAGGAGTATTCGGTTGGCTCGATCGTCCACTTCGCGGCGGAAAGCCACGTGGACCGCTCCATCGACACTCCTGAACCTTTCGTGGAAACCAACGTTACCGGCACGCTTCGCATGCTGGAGGCGGCCCGCCACTTCTGGTCCGGCCTTGAAGGCGAAGCCAAGTCAGGCTTCCGCTTCCTCCACGTCTCTACCGACGAGGTGTTCGGCACTCTCGGTCCCAACGACCCCGCCTTCTGCGAGACCACGCCTTATGCCCCGAACAGCCCTTACTCGGCGTCCAAGGCGTCCAGCGACTTCCTGGTGCGCGCCTACTTCCATACCTACGGCATGCCGGTGGTCACCACCAACTGCTCCAACAACTACGGCCCGTTCCAGTTCCCGGAGAAGCTGATCCCGCTCGTCACCTTGAACGCTTTGGAGGCCAAGCCCCTTCCCATCTATGGCGACGGCAAGCAGATCCGCGACTGGCTCTTCGTGGAGGACCACTGCACCGGCATTCTCGCCGCTCTCGAAAAGGGGGCTCTCGGCGAGACCTACTGCATCGGCGGCCGCAGCGAGATGGAGAACATCCAGATCGTGAAGCGCATCTGCTCCTTGCTCGACGAGCTGGCTCCCGTTTCGGCCAACGAGTCCGCCCAAAAGGCGGGCATCGCCAAGTACGAGGACCTGATCACCTACGTGAAGGACCGTCCCGGCCACGACCGCCGCTACGCCATCAACTGCGAACGCAGCGAGAAGGAGTGCGGCTGGGTGCCTGCCGAGACCTTCGACAGCGGCATCCGCAAGACCGTGCAGTGGTACCTGGACAACCAGGACTGGTGCAAGGACATCGCCGAGAAGAAGTACGCCCGCGAGCGCCTCGGCCAGGCCTAG
- a CDS encoding NAD-dependent epimerase/dehydratase family protein: MKVLVTGCAGFVGWRTCSLLLEQGAEVVGMDVINDYYDVRMKEWRLADLAKYPGFEFVKADIENMGLLNYLFDNHKFDAVINLAARAGVRYSMENPHVYLGSNAEGTLNLLECMRRKGIKKLVLASTSSLYAGQQMPFVETLPVNEPISPYAASKKAAEVMAYTYHYLYDFDVSILRYFTVYGPACRPDMSPLRFLRWIDEGTPITLFGDGTQSRDFTHVDDIARGTIAALKPLGYEIINLGGGNNPISINRMIEVFEGLLGKKAVIEHKPFNKSDMLHTWANIEKAGKLLAWKPEIGFEKGLKTLVDWYQENRNWVLKLKL, translated from the coding sequence ATGAAGGTGCTGGTTACAGGGTGTGCAGGATTCGTGGGTTGGAGGACTTGCTCATTGCTTTTGGAGCAGGGGGCCGAGGTGGTCGGCATGGATGTGATCAACGACTACTATGACGTGCGCATGAAGGAGTGGCGACTGGCTGACTTGGCCAAGTATCCAGGTTTCGAATTCGTGAAGGCGGATATCGAAAATATGGGGCTGCTGAACTACTTGTTCGATAACCATAAGTTCGATGCGGTGATCAACCTAGCGGCTCGGGCTGGGGTGCGTTATAGCATGGAGAATCCGCACGTCTATCTGGGGTCCAATGCGGAAGGCACCCTCAACTTGCTGGAGTGCATGCGGCGCAAGGGAATCAAGAAGCTGGTGCTGGCTTCGACTTCTTCCCTCTACGCGGGGCAGCAGATGCCTTTTGTGGAGACGCTGCCGGTGAATGAACCGATCTCGCCTTATGCGGCTTCCAAGAAGGCAGCGGAGGTGATGGCCTACACTTACCACTACCTTTACGATTTTGATGTATCCATTTTGCGCTATTTCACGGTTTATGGACCGGCTTGTCGACCGGACATGAGTCCGCTGCGCTTCTTGCGCTGGATCGACGAGGGCACGCCTATCACCTTATTCGGTGATGGAACCCAGTCGCGCGACTTTACTCATGTGGACGATATCGCGAGGGGGACGATAGCGGCACTGAAGCCGCTTGGCTATGAGATAATCAATCTCGGGGGCGGGAACAATCCGATCTCCATTAACCGCATGATCGAGGTGTTTGAAGGGCTTCTGGGCAAAAAGGCGGTCATCGAGCACAAGCCCTTCAACAAGTCGGACATGCTGCATACTTGGGCGAATATCGAAAAAGCGGGAAAACTTTTGGCCTGGAAACCGGAAATTGGCTTCGAAAAAGGGCTGAAAACGCTGGTGGACTGGTATCAGGAGAACCGAAATTGGGTCCTGAAGCTGAAATTGTAA
- a CDS encoding sodium:solute symporter family transporter gives MTPIDWIIVTLYILSMVGLSLYLGARQKEQSDYYLAGNKLGAWSIAGSMIATQCSAISLIGAPAFIAIKEGGGLKWLQYELAVPLAAIGILYLVGVYKKAGTVTIFSTVENRLGTPARKTLSLLFLSGRGLATGVALYAMSVVVSVCLGISITNSIILVGGLSMLYTSIGGIEADIYSDIIQLIILWLSALACAVILFNLIESPGEALTSFDTQRLTTIEFSGFGLSEGDSYTFWPMLIGGFFLYLAYYGCDQSQAQRLLSARDMATAQKAILLNGCLRFPLVLTYCAFGLLLGLFYQESSWLQERMVGQNPDFIAPYFIIEYMPTGLRGLIVAGILAAAMSSLDSNINSMSAALENDFLKDRKINLPGFSTPLKRARILTVGFGILCCILALLFSDSQATVLVLVNAVSSAFNGPILACFVFVLFARRPSSPKASVAALLAGIAANGALWLGAPQVSWLWWNLVGFVVSFVLLLALSNSNATAREEIERPPLKPVFVLLAVGLIIFCSIIGIEAVL, from the coding sequence ATGACCCCTATCGATTGGATAATCGTAACCCTGTACATTCTAAGCATGGTCGGACTTAGCCTTTACCTCGGGGCCCGACAAAAAGAGCAGAGCGACTACTATCTGGCGGGCAATAAACTGGGGGCCTGGTCCATCGCCGGATCCATGATCGCCACCCAGTGTAGCGCCATCAGCCTCATTGGAGCTCCCGCCTTCATTGCCATCAAGGAAGGCGGCGGCTTGAAATGGCTGCAGTACGAGCTCGCCGTTCCGCTGGCCGCCATCGGCATTCTCTATTTGGTCGGAGTCTACAAAAAGGCAGGTACGGTAACGATCTTCTCAACGGTAGAGAACCGACTGGGCACACCCGCCCGTAAAACCTTGAGCCTGCTCTTTCTTTCCGGCCGCGGCTTGGCCACCGGAGTCGCTCTCTATGCCATGTCGGTAGTGGTTTCCGTTTGTCTTGGGATTTCCATTACAAACTCCATTATCCTAGTCGGCGGTCTTTCCATGCTCTACACTTCGATCGGCGGCATCGAAGCGGATATCTATTCGGACATCATTCAGCTCATCATTCTTTGGCTGAGCGCCTTGGCCTGCGCAGTAATCCTTTTTAACCTAATCGAATCGCCCGGCGAGGCTCTGACGAGTTTCGATACGCAGCGATTGACCACCATTGAATTCTCGGGATTCGGGCTGAGCGAAGGCGACTCCTATACCTTTTGGCCCATGTTGATCGGCGGCTTCTTCCTCTACCTCGCTTACTACGGCTGCGACCAAAGCCAAGCCCAACGACTCCTCTCCGCCCGCGACATGGCAACTGCACAGAAGGCGATTCTGCTCAACGGCTGCCTTCGCTTTCCACTAGTTCTGACCTACTGCGCCTTTGGCTTATTGCTGGGGCTTTTTTATCAGGAATCGTCCTGGCTGCAGGAGCGAATGGTCGGACAAAACCCGGACTTCATCGCTCCGTACTTTATTATCGAATACATGCCGACAGGCCTGCGGGGGTTGATTGTGGCGGGTATTCTGGCAGCCGCAATGTCGAGCCTCGATTCCAATATCAATTCCATGAGCGCCGCCTTGGAGAACGATTTCCTGAAAGACCGAAAGATCAATCTGCCCGGCTTCAGCACCCCTCTCAAACGCGCCCGAATCCTCACCGTGGGATTCGGCATACTTTGCTGTATTCTAGCCCTTCTGTTCAGCGACTCGCAGGCCACGGTACTGGTCCTCGTCAACGCCGTGAGCTCCGCCTTCAACGGCCCCATTCTGGCCTGCTTCGTCTTCGTGCTCTTCGCCAGACGCCCCTCCAGCCCCAAGGCTTCGGTCGCCGCTCTCCTCGCCGGAATCGCCGCCAATGGCGCCCTCTGGCTCGGAGCCCCACAAGTCAGTTGGCTTTGGTGGAACCTCGTTGGATTCGTCGTCAGCTTCGTTCTCTTGCTAGCCCTTTCCAATTCGAACGCTACCGCCCGAGAGGAAATCGAACGTCCTCCCTTGAAACCCGTCTTCGTACTCCTTGCGGTCGGCCTCATCATATTCTGCTCGATCATAGGTATCGAAGCCGTCCTTTAA
- a CDS encoding sugar nucleotide-binding protein, which yields MIALVGSTGYVGTAFRQLLETKGVDFTSLSGRDIANGSKAEFADALKATGAKFLVNCAGYTGKPNVDACELDKGNCLDGNAVLPGLIREVCGDLSIGWGHVSSGCIFGGERPGGGGWREDDAPNFSFRKPPCSFYSGTKALGEEVLGYRETDRGEGEWPAWEHESSPEGYVWRLRIPFNEIDNPRNYLTKMQSYACLLQATNSLSQLEDFVTACFACYEQDVPKGIYNVTNPGAVTTSQVVDLIKSSGVNGKEFKFFESEDDFMSKAAKTPRSNCILDDSKLKAAGVVMRPVEEALEWSLKNWKKA from the coding sequence ATGATAGCACTCGTAGGATCTACTGGCTACGTCGGAACCGCGTTTCGGCAATTGCTCGAAACCAAAGGCGTCGATTTCACTTCCCTGAGCGGGCGTGATATCGCAAATGGCTCCAAAGCCGAATTCGCGGACGCCCTCAAGGCGACCGGGGCGAAGTTCCTGGTCAACTGCGCGGGCTACACCGGCAAGCCCAACGTGGACGCCTGCGAGCTGGACAAGGGCAATTGCCTTGACGGCAACGCCGTATTGCCAGGCTTGATACGCGAAGTCTGCGGCGACCTTTCCATTGGCTGGGGCCACGTCTCCAGCGGCTGCATCTTCGGCGGCGAGCGTCCCGGCGGCGGAGGCTGGCGCGAGGACGACGCTCCCAACTTCTCCTTCCGCAAGCCTCCCTGCTCCTTCTACAGCGGCACCAAGGCCTTGGGCGAAGAGGTGCTCGGCTACCGTGAAACCGACCGCGGGGAAGGGGAATGGCCGGCTTGGGAACATGAGTCTTCTCCCGAGGGCTACGTCTGGCGCCTGCGCATCCCGTTCAACGAGATCGACAATCCCCGCAACTACCTTACCAAGATGCAGAGCTACGCCTGCCTGCTTCAGGCCACCAACTCGCTCAGCCAGCTGGAGGATTTCGTGACCGCCTGTTTCGCGTGCTACGAGCAGGACGTGCCCAAGGGCATCTATAACGTGACCAACCCCGGAGCGGTAACCACTTCGCAGGTGGTCGACCTGATCAAGAGTTCCGGCGTGAACGGCAAGGAGTTCAAGTTCTTCGAATCGGAGGACGACTTCATGTCCAAGGCCGCCAAGACGCCGCGTTCGAACTGCATACTCGACGATTCCAAGCTCAAGGCCGCGGGAGTGGTCATGCGCCCTGTGGAGGAAGCCTTGGAGTGGTCGCTCAAGAACTGGAAGAAGGCCTAA
- a CDS encoding acyltransferase family protein, with product MIKQRYLWIDALKGWSIVLVVILHVSGWYEERYSFGDTVWLDISLFLFPFRMPAFFLVSGILASRSFGMSGCRPLRVSLSLYTTYLLWTFVVYAKDVFILGVSSFSFYDIADWLFIPGFYWYFMALSLYYLFGFLLVRFVFRFKPAIPFVLIATLVLSWYSSWIGELWGGLATGRGGALHPEDTLRSFFWFLIGIVFREHLLNLFRSVPKSGSFLVVLAVVGFLAGGSLQYYGDVGRVILSPLLMIFTSIILFVRFEQSAFVRVFSMLGKLTLSVYLLHWFFLGLLRLGLMQMDISGLHWFIGFVFPLVATPLAIAFSVVSSELMHKMKLGWMLEGMPRIARLRWKDIS from the coding sequence ATGATCAAGCAGAGGTACCTCTGGATCGACGCTCTAAAAGGCTGGTCAATCGTTTTGGTAGTGATTCTTCATGTCTCTGGTTGGTATGAAGAAAGGTATAGCTTTGGAGATACTGTATGGTTAGACATTAGTTTGTTTCTTTTCCCTTTTAGAATGCCAGCATTCTTTTTGGTTTCGGGAATTTTGGCAAGTCGCTCTTTCGGAATGTCTGGTTGTCGACCATTGAGAGTTTCACTATCGCTCTACACTACTTATCTGTTGTGGACGTTTGTAGTGTATGCGAAGGATGTATTTATTCTAGGTGTTAGTTCCTTTAGTTTTTACGATATAGCCGATTGGCTTTTTATTCCTGGGTTTTATTGGTATTTCATGGCGTTGTCTTTATATTATTTATTCGGGTTCTTACTCGTTAGGTTTGTCTTTCGATTTAAGCCCGCGATTCCGTTTGTCTTAATTGCAACTTTAGTGCTTTCTTGGTATTCCTCTTGGATCGGAGAGTTGTGGGGAGGTTTGGCAACTGGAAGAGGAGGTGCTTTGCATCCTGAGGATACATTGCGGAGTTTCTTTTGGTTTCTAATTGGAATTGTCTTTCGCGAACACTTACTAAATTTGTTCCGTTCCGTGCCAAAATCGGGTTCGTTTCTTGTGGTTTTGGCTGTCGTAGGATTCTTGGCTGGCGGTTCACTGCAGTATTATGGAGACGTTGGTCGTGTTATATTATCCCCTTTGTTGATGATTTTCACTAGTATTATACTGTTCGTTAGATTCGAACAGTCTGCATTTGTGCGTGTCTTCTCCATGCTTGGCAAGCTGACGTTAAGTGTATATTTATTGCACTGGTTTTTCTTGGGCTTATTGCGACTGGGATTGATGCAAATGGACATCAGCGGCTTACATTGGTTTATCGGTTTCGTGTTCCCGCTAGTTGCTACTCCTCTGGCTATTGCTTTCAGTGTCGTCAGTTCGGAGTTGATGCACAAAATGAAATTGGGTTGGATGCTCGAAGGCATGCCTCGGATCGCACGTTTAAGGTGGAAAGATATTAGTTAG
- a CDS encoding PIN domain-containing protein: protein MVGIDTNVLVRFVTQDDETQFLKVSQFLNQNCTEESPGWISSIVLCELVWVLSSGYGYKRSQIGKLLNQLLVVTSLRFENRTCVRTAVEDFVEGNADFSDYLIAASNQKHGCSTTVTLDKKAGKHPGFHLL, encoded by the coding sequence ATGGTCGGGATAGATACCAACGTCTTGGTTCGTTTCGTAACTCAGGACGACGAGACACAGTTCCTTAAAGTCTCCCAATTCCTGAATCAGAACTGCACCGAAGAGTCACCCGGCTGGATCTCTTCGATTGTGCTATGCGAACTCGTTTGGGTACTGTCTAGCGGGTATGGCTACAAAAGAAGCCAGATCGGGAAGCTTTTAAACCAACTACTGGTCGTAACCTCTCTTCGCTTCGAGAACCGTACGTGCGTAAGAACGGCAGTCGAAGATTTCGTTGAGGGAAACGCGGACTTTTCCGACTACCTCATCGCTGCGAGCAACCAGAAACACGGCTGTTCGACCACGGTCACCCTAGATAAAAAGGCAGGTAAGCACCCAGGCTTTCATTTGCTCTAG
- a CDS encoding transposase, producing the protein MPRPKRIETNEGIFHVINRGNYRSYVFEDDGAKGAFETCLLEAAERSGWRVLAYCIMSNHFHLCLATPRGNLSEGMRWLQSTYAARYNRFRKEKGHLFQGRFKSLLVEPGEHLCDLVDYIHLNPVRARLVPAAQAGSYRWSSLYWLPKVKTRPSVLDVSWLDYRETLSDSSSSWRRYATSLQMLVSEDPDEIEKLEKRMCRGWCIGRASFKHAYAAEFLAKKDTLRLEGEALADLNESHWALALEKCLEALGETEASAKVALKSADWKLSIAKAMKARTSVTNAWLSKRLEMGSPRALSSNVSAYSKRCVRCGYWKALSRLQFDV; encoded by the coding sequence ATGCCACGACCTAAGCGGATCGAGACGAACGAAGGTATATTCCACGTTATAAACCGGGGAAACTATCGTTCCTACGTCTTCGAGGACGACGGGGCGAAAGGCGCCTTCGAGACCTGCCTTTTGGAGGCGGCTGAACGGTCTGGATGGCGAGTGTTGGCGTACTGCATCATGAGCAACCATTTCCATTTGTGCCTCGCCACTCCTCGGGGCAATCTCTCGGAGGGGATGCGTTGGCTGCAGAGCACCTACGCGGCACGATACAACCGCTTCCGCAAGGAGAAGGGCCACTTGTTCCAGGGGCGATTCAAGTCCTTGCTGGTTGAGCCGGGCGAGCACTTGTGCGATCTGGTGGACTACATCCATTTGAATCCGGTGCGGGCGCGGCTGGTTCCTGCTGCCCAAGCTGGGTCCTATCGCTGGAGTAGCCTGTATTGGTTGCCTAAGGTCAAGACCCGGCCGAGCGTCTTGGATGTGAGCTGGCTGGACTATCGCGAGACGCTCTCCGACAGCTCGTCGAGCTGGAGGCGCTACGCTACGTCTTTGCAGATGCTGGTTTCGGAGGATCCGGACGAAATCGAAAAGCTGGAAAAGCGGATGTGCCGTGGTTGGTGCATAGGGCGGGCGTCGTTCAAGCATGCCTACGCTGCTGAGTTTCTTGCGAAAAAGGATACGCTTCGCCTGGAGGGTGAGGCTCTCGCTGACCTGAACGAAAGCCACTGGGCCCTTGCTCTTGAAAAATGCCTGGAGGCTCTCGGAGAGACCGAGGCTTCGGCGAAGGTTGCCCTGAAATCCGCGGACTGGAAGCTCTCCATCGCCAAGGCTATGAAGGCGAGGACGAGTGTCACGAATGCGTGGTTGAGCAAACGTCTGGAAATGGGCAGCCCTAGGGCGCTGAGCTCGAACGTGTCGGCTTACTCCAAGCGTTGCGTTCGTTGCGGGTACTGGAAAGCCCTTTCGAGGTTGCAGTTTGATGTTTGA
- the rfbA gene encoding glucose-1-phosphate thymidylyltransferase RfbA, translated as MSAKPRKGIVLAGGSGTRLYPCTIAVSKQLMPIYDKPMIYYPISLLMLAGIREILIISTPQDTPLFERLLGDGSAFGVSFSYEVQPSPDGLAQAFLIGEEFLDGAPAALVLGDNLFYGHDLVRTLKAADQRSEGSTIFGYNVADPKAYGVVEFDPDGKVVSIEEKPENPKSNYAVPGLYFYDERVVEFAKKIKPSPRGELEITDLNQAYLEIGDLNVELLGRGTAWLDTGTHKNLMEAGQFVQVLEERQGLKMACLEGIGYEKGWLTREALEERIAFLGKTSYANYLRQLFK; from the coding sequence ATGAGCGCAAAGCCAAGAAAAGGGATCGTCCTTGCGGGCGGATCCGGAACCAGACTCTATCCTTGCACGATCGCGGTATCCAAGCAGCTGATGCCGATCTACGACAAGCCGATGATCTACTATCCGATCTCGCTGCTGATGCTGGCCGGGATCCGCGAGATCCTCATCATTTCCACCCCACAGGACACGCCGCTTTTCGAGCGCCTGCTCGGCGACGGCTCCGCCTTTGGGGTGAGTTTCAGCTACGAGGTCCAGCCTAGCCCGGACGGTCTGGCCCAGGCATTCCTAATCGGCGAGGAATTCCTCGACGGCGCTCCGGCGGCCCTTGTCCTTGGAGACAACCTCTTCTACGGCCACGATCTCGTGCGCACCCTCAAGGCCGCGGACCAGCGGTCGGAGGGATCTACCATTTTCGGCTACAACGTGGCCGACCCGAAAGCCTACGGCGTGGTCGAGTTCGACCCGGACGGCAAAGTCGTCTCGATCGAGGAGAAGCCCGAGAATCCAAAATCCAACTACGCGGTTCCCGGGCTCTACTTCTACGACGAGCGGGTTGTGGAGTTCGCCAAGAAGATAAAGCCTTCCCCCCGCGGGGAGCTCGAGATCACCGACCTGAACCAGGCCTACCTGGAAATCGGCGACTTGAACGTGGAGCTTTTGGGGCGAGGAACCGCCTGGCTTGATACCGGTACCCACAAGAACCTGATGGAGGCCGGACAGTTCGTGCAGGTCCTCGAGGAGCGTCAAGGCCTCAAGATGGCCTGTCTGGAGGGGATCGGCTACGAGAAGGGCTGGCTGACTCGCGAGGCTCTGGAGGAGCGCATCGCGTTCCTGGGCAAGACGAGCTACGCGAACTATCTGCGCCAGCTGTTCAAGTAG